The genomic stretch TCCCCTGCAGGAAAAGAAAGGCATTGAAGGGTGAAAGGGCAGGGCCCAGATCCCGAAGCAGCTGGACTCTGGCCTTGACAATATAGGCAGTACTTAGCTTTGCATCGGCGGCCTTGGCCCCAAACAGCTCCCAGTAACAAAGGTTGTGGTAGGATGGGTCGGGCTCGGATAGCTCCGGGAACTTGCCGTTATCCCAGTTAAAGCGTCCTGACTCCACTATGGCCCCGCCAATGGAAGTGCCGTGACCATTTATAAACTTGGTTAGCGAGTGGACGACAACATCGGCACCGTGCTCAAAGGGCCGCAATAAGTAAGGTGTAGTGACGGTGTTGTCCACGATCAAGGGAATCCCGTGCCGGTGGGCAACGGCAGCAATTGCCTCAAAGTCATCCACGTTATTCTTGGGGTTGCCAATGGACTCCAAGTAAACCAGCCGGGTCCGGCCGTCGATGGCAGCTTCGATATGGCCGGGGTCAGAGGAGTCCACAAAGCGAACCTCAATACCTAGACGAGCTAGGGTATAGTGAAAAAGATTATAGGTCCCCCCATAGAGGCAGCTGCTGCTGACGATGTTTTGGCCCGCTCGAGTTATGTTTAGGACCGCCAAGGTTATGGCCGCCTGCCCCGAGGCTACCGCCAAAGCCGCGCTTCCCCCTTCCAGGGCAGCCAATCGCTTTTCCAAGACTTCGGTGGTGGGATTGGCGATGCGGGCATAGACGTAGCCCGGCTGCTCGAGGGCAAATTGGGCTGCTGCTTCCTCAGCGGTATCAAAGACATAGGAGCTGGTTTGGTAGATGGGCACCGAGCGAGCTTTGGTCAAAGGATCCGGCACCTGCCCGGCATGGATGGATAAGGTTGAAAAGCGTTGGGCATTAGTCATTTTATCGTAGCCTCCTAGCAGACGATAATTAAAAACCCTCTTCGATAAGAAGAGGGTTTTCAGCTTAGCCCCTTCTTATCTTTCCGGCCGTTGTTATCCAACGCCGGCAGGAGTTGGCACCTTTCAGGCGCTAGCCGCCTGGAGGTTGCCGAGGTTCATCGGGCCTTTCCCTCCCCTACTCTGGATAAGAAGTGATGCAACTTGGTATGCAGTTGGTTTAGTACGACAATTCCGAGTGAGTTGATAAGATTTTAAGTCATTATAGACTCCCCATCTTTACTTGTCAACAGTTATTTGGCTTCGGTACATTTTGGGCTGCCTTGATGTTCAATCGTCATTGATATTACCTTCCCTGATACATGGCCCGAAATCGTTCCAGCATCTTTCGCGGCGTCACCGTAGGCCTCTCGTAGCGAGCCAGCTCCTTCTCGATCCCGGCCAGGTACTTAGCGATGCCCTTTAGGCTTTCCAGGTCGTAGCGGGACATCATGGTGATAGTCTCCATCTGGGGGGAGCCGCCCCCGTGCAGCCCGGCCACCTGCATCACCCCGGCCAGGTCGGAAACCAGGGAGCTGATCTGTTCCTCGGTGATCCCTGCTTTTCTCAGGGCCGGAATGATATTCTTAAAGAGGTGGGTGGGATGCCACTCGGCTATGAGCGGAAGCGCCACCTCTGGAAGGGCAAAGGGTCGACCCAGCCAATGGGCAATGGTATCGTGGGAGATCATAATTTTGTCGCCGTAGCCAATGCCAATGAGTCCAATAATGCAGGCATACCTCTCCCTATCCATGGGGCACCCTACTAAGCCCTGGAGGCCCATGCGGTCAAAGCCAATGTAGACACCCTGGTTAAGGACGTCCAAGTGGTAACGAATATCGGTGTTATCGCTCATATGCCCGATCATGATGCGGCTGGGATCGGCGCCCTCGCGGAGCAAGAGGTCGGCCTGTTCCGGACCCATGGTTCCTTCCTGGGTGTGGGTGATAATGGGTACGCCGGTTTCCTTCTGGGCTTTGGCGGCCGCCCGGAAAAATGCCTTTTCGTAATCGGTGATCATCCCCTTGCTGGAGGCTAGCTTTATGACTCCTGCCCTTATCCCCGTCCTGCCAATGCCCTCGGTGATTTCCTTCACGAACATCTCGTAAATCTCGGCGATGATGTCGGCAAAGTTGCTCCGGAATTTGAAGTAGGCTGGAGCTCCTTCCTCCTCGTAGTAGAAACCAGTAGCGCAGATGATGTTGACCCCGGTCTTCTCCGAAATCTCTCGATATAGCTCGGGGTCGCGACCGGCCTCGTTGGGAGTAGCATCCACAAAGGTCTTAACCCCATAATCTTTGAGCTGTTGCATTAGCTCAATACCAGCTTTGAGCGCTGCCTGGCGGTCAGGCGGGGCCAGGGTGGCATCCCCATACCAACCGGGATAGCCAAAGACGATGTGTTCATGCATGAGAGTAATCCCTAAATCCTCTGGCGATACGGGACCTAAAACCGTATTGACCATTTACTTAGCCCTCCTTTTCCCTAGAAAGAAGCTTCCGAAACGTTCCCTATGCCAGGTCGCTGCCGCCGGCTCCGGATGGCCTCGCCGGCAATCCGTATGGCTCCCCCTCGCCCTCCGGCGCCCAGCACTCAGCTGACTGACCCTAGCTTGGGTTCCACACTATGCGCAGCAAGCTGTTTGTGGGGGCTGCAGTCTCGCGGTTGGTTGAGTGCTGGGCGACCAATTCGACCTCCTGTCTCAAGAGGCCGGCCTCCCCAGCACTCAACCACAAAAAATACCATGGCCCATGGACACTCGCTTTCTGGGCAGGGTAACCCCATTACCGGGTTCATAAGTTGAGTGCTGGGTCGGGCCCGCCTCCGGACTCGGTTTTGCTAGCGTCTCGCGAGGCTCGCCCAAAGTCGCCTTGCGCCAGAGCACCCGGCATTTTCATACTTCTTTCGGGTGTACCCCTGGAAACATTCGACGTCCAGCCTGAGATACTGCGCCTTCGCGACTAGCTCTTTTGGGCCGCCCGTTCCTTTTCCCGCTGCTGCAGTTCCCGCCAGAGGATCTTGCCGGCCCCGCTCTTCGGCAGAGCCTCCACCAACTCCACCATCCGGGGGTACTTATAGGCGGCCATCTGCTGTTTGGACCAGTCGATGATCCCCTGGGCAGTCACCTTATCCTTAAACTCAGGCCGGGGAACTATAAACGCCTTGACGTTTTCAATGCGCTCAGGGTCAGGTACACCCACCACGCAGGCTTCGGCCACGGCCGGATGCCGGTAGAGAATGGCTTCCACTTCCGCCGGCCAAACCTTGAACCCGGCGGCATTGATCATCCGCTTGGAACGGTCGATTACGTAAAAATAGCCATCCTCATCCATGCGGCAGATGTCTCCAGTGCGGAAAAAGCTTTTGCCATCGAGTTCGATGAAGGCTTCCTTGGTCTCCTCCGGCTTATTCCAGTAGCCCTTGAATACCTCGGGGCCATTTACTACCAGCTCCCCTTCTTCCCCTACTTCCAGCTCCTTAAGAGTTTCCACATCGACAATGCGGGCATCCACCCCAAAATCGGGAATGCCTATGCACTGGAGCTTGGCTCGATCGGGGGGGTTGAAGTGAGTCTGAGAGATGGTCTCGGTAAGGCCGTAGCCCTCAATGTAATTAAGCCCGGTTACCTGGTTCAGCCTTTCGGCTACTGCCGCCGGCATAGGTGCCCCGCCCCCGCCCACCGCCACCAGCGAGCTCAGGTCACGGCTGCCAATGGTGGGAGAAGCCAAGAGGTCGATTACCATGGTGGTAATGTTGACCCAATGGCTGCAGCGGTAGTTTTCGATGGCCGCCAAGGCCGCTTCCCGATCCCAGCGAGTTAGAAGTACTATGGTTCCGCCGGCAATGATGGGAGCGTTTAGGCTATGAACCATTCCAGTTACATGAAAAAGCGGCAGGGAAGCCAAGTTCACGCTGGAGGAGGTAGCCGCGAGCCAATGATACGAACTTAAGGAATTGGAAATGACCGTGGCTGGCAACTCTCCCATAGCTCTGCATAGGTGATGGTTTTACCATAGTAAATCACCGCCGCATGAGCCGGAAAGCGCCGGGCCGACGCCTCCAAGAAATCAAAAAGCGGCACCTGGGGGTAAACCAAGGTCTTGGGTAAGCGGGCCGGCCAGTAAGGAAAATGGCGCTGGTTCATAAGATACTGGTTCCTCCTTTCCGGGTAACCCGGTTGGTCTTGGCCAACCAACCCTACGCCCTGCCCAAGCTGCCTAGCCTTAGCCTGACCAAGGGGCTTTTATCCTAACCGCCGGGAGTGCCGTGGCCCGGGGCGGGCTTGAGCACGGTTAGTCATAGCCGGGCATGGTTGGCGTCGATTGACACTGTCGCCATTATGCAATCTGAATGCCAATGGCAGGATGGCAAGGCTGGGGAGACCCATCCCCTCCCAAGTGTCCCAGGATAGGACGCCCGAGTTTAAGCTGGGTGTAGGAAAATGAGCCGGCCATGGGTCAGGCTCAAAGGCATAACCGTTTGGGAAGCCAATTTGCCCGCTCGTCTAATCCTTGCCCCCACCCGCCTCACCGATAAGATGGCCAATCTCCGCACCCGGGCCGGAACCGTTAGCTTTAGCCTCACCACCAGACCATTGGTCTCGGCCTGCGGAAGGCGAGTGGGCACGGTGCTGGTCCTCTCCGAGGCCAAGCGCCTGCATAGGTGGCTGAACGAAGCCATGGGCAGCCGGGCCAGGATTACTTTTGCCGACTTAGTTGGGGAAAGCCGCGAGTTCATTGTGGCCAGACACCTGGCCATGATGGCCAGCTGCTCGGACAGCAACATTCTGCTTACAGGTGAAACAGGAACCGGAAAGGATGCCTTGGCTCAGGCCATTCACAATGCCAGCTCCCGCAGCCAAGGTCCGTTTGTGGCCCTCAACTGCGCCGCCATCCCCCGCGAATTGATTGCCAGCGAGCTTTTCGGCTACGCCTACGGGGCCTTTACCGGGGCGCGCCGAGGCGGCTACATGGGCAAGTTCCTTTTGGCCAACGGGGGCACGCTATTCCTGGACGAAATCGGGGAAATGCCCTTAGATATGCAGGCAGCATTGCTCCGGGTGCTAGAGGATAAAGAGGTTACCCCGGTAGGAAGCACGGAGACCATCTCCCTCGACGTCCGAGTCATCGCCGCCAGCAACAAGGACTTGGCCCAGGAAGCCCGAAAGGGTAATTTTCGGTCAGACCTATATTACCGGCTAAACGTAATCATCATCCATTTGCCTCCGCTCCGGGAAAGGCGCCTGGATATTCCCCTCCTGGCCAGAGCTTTCGTGGAGAGGTTCTGCCGCCGAAACAAGAGGGCTATGGCTCAGATCAGTAGCGAAGCCATGGAAATTCTAAGTTCTTATTCCTGGCCTGGCAACATCCGCGAGCTCCAAAACGTTATCGAGCGGGCTTTAGTCTTGTGCCAGGAAGGGGAAATTGGGGTCGGCCACCTCCCGCCCCATCTCCAGCTCAGGGATAAGGTGACTGGAGCCAACAGTGCCTTCCAGTCACCACCGGAAAAGCTGCCCCTTAGATCCCTGGAAGCTGAGGCCATCCGCGCTTGCCTAGCCCGCTGCAGCGGCAACCGGGCATTGGCGGCCAGGGAGCTGGGCATCGCCCGTAGCACCCTATACCGCAAGCTCAAAGCTATGAGTAATGCCCCGACTAGGGTTTAGGCAAAGGCCGTACCACTGCTTAGCCAGCGCGACATCCTGCCGGTAAGCAATGGGGGAAGTAAAAGGCTGCCCTCAATAAGCAGGGCAGCCTTAGTTTCCTTGCCAGGCCGGGTAACTGGTAGGTGCCCAGCGGCATAAGGCTCAGCTTCAGGCTTGCGCCTTAGAACAGGCCCAAGGTGCGGCCGTTCTCGTCGATATCCACCTTGAAGGCGGCCGGCTGCGACGGTAGGCCCGGCATGGTCCGCATGGCACCAGCCAGCGGGTAGACAAAGCCAGCCCCTACTGAAGCCCGGATATCCCGGATGGGAAAGATGTAACCCGAGGGGACACCCTTCCAGTTGGGGTCATGGCTAATGGAGAGGTGGGTCTTGGCCATGCATACCGGTAGCTTGCCCAGGCCCATGTCCTCGAACTGCTTGATCTTCCGCTCCGCCAGCGGCTCATAACGAACCCCATCGGCGTTGTAGACCACCTTGGCCAAGGTTTCGATCTTCTCCTTGAGGGAAGCACTGTCCGGATAAGTGAACTGGAAGTTGGAAGGCTTCTCGCAGGCTTCCACCACTGCCTTGGCCAGCTCGGTGCCGCCCTCGCCGCCGTCAGCCCAAACCGTAATCGGAACTGCCGTCTCGGCTCCGGCCTCCACCGCCTTCTGGCGAATCAGCTCTACCTCAGCATCGGTATCGGCAACGAACCGGTTCACCGATACTACCACCGGCACCCCGAAGGACTTGGCCAGCTTGACCATGTGGGCTAGGTTGACGCAGCCTTTCTCCAGGGCGGGAAGGTTCTCCTTGGTCAGCTCCTCTGGTAAAGGCTTGCCGGCCACTACCGTTCCCAGTCCGCCGTGCATCTTGAGGGCGCGCACGGTGCAGGTGATGACTACGCAGCTCGGGCGCAAACCGGACTGGCGGCATTTGATGTTCATGAACTTCTCCATGCCCAAGTCAGCGCCGAATCCGCTCTCCGTTACTACGTAGTCAGCCAGCTTGAGGGCGATTCGGTCGGCCAGCACCGAGTTATTACCATGGGCAATATTGGCAAAAGGACCGGCGTGCATGAAGCAGGCCTGTCCCTCCAGGGTCTGAATCAGGTTGGGCTTTAAGGCTTCCTTCAAAAGCACGGTCATGGCTCCCGCCGCCTTCAGGTCCTCGGCGGTAACCGGCTTGCCATCATAGCTGTAGCCAATGACAATCCGGGCCAGGCGCTGCCGCAGATCCTTAAGGCTGGTAGCCAGGGCGAGGATGGCCATCACTTCTGAGGCTACCGTAATGTCAAATCCAGCCTCGCGGGGATAACCGTTCTCGCGGCCGCCCAACCCAATCACTATGTTCCGCAATGCCCGGTCGCTGATGTCCACCACCCGGGGCCACATAATGGTCAAGGGGTCAATGTTGAGAGGGTTACCATGGAGGATAGAAGCATCAATCATGGCCGCCAACAGATTATGAGCCGCCCCCACGGCATGGATATCCCCGGTGAAATGCAGGTTGAGGTCTTCCATGGGCACCACTTGCGAGTAGCCGCCGCCAGCCGCTCCCCCCTTGATGCCAAACACAGGGCCCATGGACGGTTCCCGCAAGGTGCAAACTACCTTCTTGCCAATTTTGCCTAGGCCCTGGGTCAAGCCAATGGTAGTGACGGTTTTGCCTTCACCCAAGGGGGTGGGGGTTATGGCAGTAACATCGATAAGCTTGCCGTCGGGGCGATCCTTAAAGGCCTCCAATACATCCAGGGAAACCTTAGCCTTATACTTGCCATAATAGTCCAGGTACTCTTCGTCCAACCCTATGGAAGCTGCAATTTCCTTGATGGGTATCATCTTATGAGCTTGGGCTATCTCCAGATCACTAGGAACCGTTTTCACTAAACATCCCTCCACTTTTCCAGTTTGCAACCTATGGTACCGTCAGCCAGCCCATTTCACTACCAACTCCACCCTACTAGCGCTCCGGCCTAAGCTCAAGGCCTACCTTAGGCTCAAGCCCCTTATCAACCCTAAGATCCTTTCTGCCCTTCACCCCCTATTTCAACGGTTGCATGCCCACCTGCTACCGTTGGCTCGATAACTTTGTGATAATTTTCTCTATCGCTTTAAATATAAAAGTTCGCATAACTAATCATCCACGCCAACGTTAAGTGCCAGCACCCCATTTCCTGTTTGTAAACCCAACCTGCGTCGACCTACTGTCATAGTGAGCCAGCAAGGGTGATTAACCTCAATCGCCCTGATGGAGCTTGTGGTTTGTGTTCTAACAGATTGTATTTTCTACCTAGGGTACTAATTTCCTGCTTTGGTCATAAAAAATTAACCTAACCCCAGGCAACTTTTTGGCCGGATGCTCCGTCAATATCATTGGAGGGGACAGGAGGCTAACAACAACTGACAACTAAGGTTGTGACCAAAATGACCAGCTTCCTCAACCGGTGGCGTCAGATCTCCCCAAGACCATTCCTGTGGCGTTTGCTTCCCATTCTGGCCTTTTTTATCTGGATCGGTTTCCCAACCGGATGGGAGTGGATCCTGGGAGCGCTCCGATTCGGCGCCAGCTCACCCAGTGCCCTAGCGCTGGCTTCTTTGGAGACATGGCCAGGGGAGGCTTTACCTTCGTGGCTTCCAGCGCCAAGCCCTGCTCCGCCACTAGAACCGCCAAAGCCTTCCCCACCCAAGCCTCAGCCAACTAGTAATTCGGAGCCTAAGGCCGGACCCATCCAAGACCAGGGAACCCAATCTCGTCCGGCCCCTGCGCCAATAGCCGAAGCCAGCCCCAAGCCGAGTTCCGACCCAGCCGGCCAACCCTCTCAGCCACCCAAAATGGCCGGCCTGGCCTTAGGTTCAG from Clostridia bacterium encodes the following:
- a CDS encoding O-acetylhomoserine aminocarboxypropyltransferase/cysteine synthase; this translates as MTNAQRFSTLSIHAGQVPDPLTKARSVPIYQTSSYVFDTAEEAAAQFALEQPGYVYARIANPTTEVLEKRLAALEGGSAALAVASGQAAITLAVLNITRAGQNIVSSSCLYGGTYNLFHYTLARLGIEVRFVDSSDPGHIEAAIDGRTRLVYLESIGNPKNNVDDFEAIAAVAHRHGIPLIVDNTVTTPYLLRPFEHGADVVVHSLTKFINGHGTSIGGAIVESGRFNWDNGKFPELSEPDPSYHNLCYWELFGAKAADAKLSTAYIVKARVQLLRDLGPALSPFNAFLFLQGIETLPLRMQRHCQNAQAVAEWLAGHPEVSWVNYPGLPNHPDYGRAKRYLPRGQGAIIGFGIRGGYQAAVKLIRSVKLISHLANIGDAKSLIIHPASTTHQQLSQEERLSAGVTDDYIRLSVGLEEVEDIIADLDQAIAASQQEGTR
- a CDS encoding sigma 54-interacting transcriptional regulator — protein: MSRPWVRLKGITVWEANLPARLILAPTRLTDKMANLRTRAGTVSFSLTTRPLVSACGRRVGTVLVLSEAKRLHRWLNEAMGSRARITFADLVGESREFIVARHLAMMASCSDSNILLTGETGTGKDALAQAIHNASSRSQGPFVALNCAAIPRELIASELFGYAYGAFTGARRGGYMGKFLLANGGTLFLDEIGEMPLDMQAALLRVLEDKEVTPVGSTETISLDVRVIAASNKDLAQEARKGNFRSDLYYRLNVIIIHLPPLRERRLDIPLLARAFVERFCRRNKRAMAQISSEAMEILSSYSWPGNIRELQNVIERALVLCQEGEIGVGHLPPHLQLRDKVTGANSAFQSPPEKLPLRSLEAEAIRACLARCSGNRALAARELGIARSTLYRKLKAMSNAPTRV
- a CDS encoding phosphotriesterase-related protein, producing the protein MVNTVLGPVSPEDLGITLMHEHIVFGYPGWYGDATLAPPDRQAALKAGIELMQQLKDYGVKTFVDATPNEAGRDPELYREISEKTGVNIICATGFYYEEEGAPAYFKFRSNFADIIAEIYEMFVKEITEGIGRTGIRAGVIKLASSKGMITDYEKAFFRAAAKAQKETGVPIITHTQEGTMGPEQADLLLREGADPSRIMIGHMSDNTDIRYHLDVLNQGVYIGFDRMGLQGLVGCPMDRERYACIIGLIGIGYGDKIMISHDTIAHWLGRPFALPEVALPLIAEWHPTHLFKNIIPALRKAGITEEQISSLVSDLAGVMQVAGLHGGGSPQMETITMMSRYDLESLKGIAKYLAGIEKELARYERPTVTPRKMLERFRAMYQGR
- a CDS encoding formate--tetrahydrofolate ligase yields the protein MKTVPSDLEIAQAHKMIPIKEIAASIGLDEEYLDYYGKYKAKVSLDVLEAFKDRPDGKLIDVTAITPTPLGEGKTVTTIGLTQGLGKIGKKVVCTLREPSMGPVFGIKGGAAGGGYSQVVPMEDLNLHFTGDIHAVGAAHNLLAAMIDASILHGNPLNIDPLTIMWPRVVDISDRALRNIVIGLGGRENGYPREAGFDITVASEVMAILALATSLKDLRQRLARIVIGYSYDGKPVTAEDLKAAGAMTVLLKEALKPNLIQTLEGQACFMHAGPFANIAHGNNSVLADRIALKLADYVVTESGFGADLGMEKFMNIKCRQSGLRPSCVVITCTVRALKMHGGLGTVVAGKPLPEELTKENLPALEKGCVNLAHMVKLAKSFGVPVVVSVNRFVADTDAEVELIRQKAVEAGAETAVPITVWADGGEGGTELAKAVVEACEKPSNFQFTYPDSASLKEKIETLAKVVYNADGVRYEPLAERKIKQFEDMGLGKLPVCMAKTHLSISHDPNWKGVPSGYIFPIRDIRASVGAGFVYPLAGAMRTMPGLPSQPAAFKVDIDENGRTLGLF